The sequence TGCGTTCCCCGATTTTGCGGACTGCATGAATTGCGGTTGAGCCTGTGCCAAGTCCAACCACCATGCCTGATTCGACGAATCCTGCTGCGAACTCTCCGGCTTGCTTCTTGAGTTGTGTTCGACTGTCCATTGTGGCCGATTCCGCCAATGTCGCCTCCCCTGGCAACAAGAAAAGCCCGGCGCTGCCGCCGGGCTAACTTTAATACATTCGAGTTGTCTCTGTAATCAGCAGGCTTTTAGAGCCTTCCGAAGAACAGGATGATCGCCTCGATGCCGCGGTAGAAGTTCGGGATGTGGAACTTCTCGTTCGGGGCATGCAGGTTGTCGTCCGGCAGGCCCAGGCCCATCATGACTGACGGAATCTTGAGGACCTTTTCGAAGTCGGTGACGATTGGAATCGAGCCACCCGAACGGATATACACGGTATCCTTCTTGAACACGTCGTGCAGGGCCTCGGTCGCCGCCTTGATGTATTTGTTGTCCGTTCCGACGACGATGGGCTCGCCCTTGCTGTGGAAGCTGACTTTAAAGGTGATGCCCTTGGGCGTATTCGCCTTCACAAAATCCACGTACTTCTGGGCGATTTCTTCCGGATCCATGTCCGGCACCAGGCGCATGGAAATTTTCGCTGAGGCCTTGGCCGGAATAACCGTCTTCGCGCCCTTGCCGGTAAAGCCACCGGGCATGCCGTGTACTTCCAGCGTGGGTCGCGCCCATGTGCGATAAAGCACGGAGTAATCAGGTTCGCCAGTCAGGACGCTCGAACCGACTTCCGTTTTGCGATAGTGTTCTTCGTCGAACGGAAGGTTCTTCCATGCTTTAAGTTCGTCATCAGTGGGCTTCTTTACCTTGTCGTAGAAACCGGGAATCTGGATGTGCCCGCTCTCGTCCTTCAACTTGCCGATAAGGCGGCCAAGGGCTTCGAGCGGATTGGGTGCGGCGCCGCCGTAAACGCCGGAGTGCAGGTCTGTCATGGCACCCACAGCTTCGATCTCGGAGTACACAAGTCCGCGAAGTCCAACGCAAAGAGTCGGCAGGTCCGGGGCGAACAACTCGGTGTCACAAACCAGCGCGAAGTCGGATTTCAGCTTTGCGCCTTCCTTCCGAATGTATTCGGCGATCGCTTCGCCGCCGACTTCCTCTTCGCCTTCGTACAAGACCTTCACGTTAATAGGCAGTTTTCCGTTGCCGGCCTTGAACATGCTTTCGAAGGCCTTCACCTGCATCCAGAGTTGACCCTTGTCGTCCACGGCCCCGCGGGCGTAGATGTTCTGGTTGCGCTCGGTCGGCTCGAACGGAGGCGTGGTCCACTCATCGATCGGATCGGGAGGCTGGACGTCGTAATGCGCGTAGCAGAGCACCGTCGGCTTTCCCGAGGCGTGCAGCCAGTCGGCGTAGACGAGTGGATGTCCTTTGGTCTTGATGACCTGAACGTTCTCGAAGCCGATACGCTTCAGTTCGTCGGCCACATACTTGGCAGCATTCTCGACATCGTCCTTGTGCTCTTCGAGCGTACTAATGCTGGGAATACGAAGCAGGTCCTTCAACTCCTCAAGAAACCGCTTCTGGTTTTCGCGTGCGAAACTCACCGCGGGGGAAGCCATACAGACCTCTCTTTCTGATTTGAACTAATTTGAGAGCCAAACTACGACCGGAAAGTATAAATCAGCGCGGCAGAGGCGGGAATTTAGGGACGAATTGAGGTTGTTC is a genomic window of Terriglobales bacterium containing:
- a CDS encoding dipeptidase; this translates as MASPAVSFARENQKRFLEELKDLLRIPSISTLEEHKDDVENAAKYVADELKRIGFENVQVIKTKGHPLVYADWLHASGKPTVLCYAHYDVQPPDPIDEWTTPPFEPTERNQNIYARGAVDDKGQLWMQVKAFESMFKAGNGKLPINVKVLYEGEEEVGGEAIAEYIRKEGAKLKSDFALVCDTELFAPDLPTLCVGLRGLVYSEIEAVGAMTDLHSGVYGGAAPNPLEALGRLIGKLKDESGHIQIPGFYDKVKKPTDDELKAWKNLPFDEEHYRKTEVGSSVLTGEPDYSVLYRTWARPTLEVHGMPGGFTGKGAKTVIPAKASAKISMRLVPDMDPEEIAQKYVDFVKANTPKGITFKVSFHSKGEPIVVGTDNKYIKAATEALHDVFKKDTVYIRSGGSIPIVTDFEKVLKIPSVMMGLGLPDDNLHAPNEKFHIPNFYRGIEAIILFFGRL